Proteins from a genomic interval of Aphis gossypii isolate Hap1 unplaced genomic scaffold, ASM2018417v2 Contig00303, whole genome shotgun sequence:
- the LOC126553692 gene encoding uncharacterized protein LOC126553692: MVRVVAWLIRVAGRARKQKYTSEYLTREELDDSLTVLVKQSQVRWLSKLHEDLARGRPAQRSLAGLRPFVDARGVIRVGGRLTRSNLTSAEKQPILLAKDSHLSTLLARHWHLVTCHSGPRVITSLITRQFWIISVRAVIRRVIGQCTICVRTLAQSPHPMMADLPSSRVQMCRPFTRVGIDYAGPLSMRECRLRKARQYKIYVAVFVCMATKAVHLEVVSELSTNAFLAAFDRFAARRGLPTDIFSDCGTNFVGAAKYLRTLVNDPTIRTH, translated from the coding sequence ATGGTCAGAGTTGTGGCCTGGTTGATTCGCGTCGCAGGCCGAGCCCGAAAACAGAAATACACTTCAGAGTATTTGACTCGCGAGGAACTTGACGACTCACTCACTGTCTTAGTTAAACAGTCTCAAGTCCGTTGGTTGTCCAAACTCCACGAGGATCTAGCGCGCGGCCGCCCTGCACAACGGTCATTGGCTGGTCTGCGGCCCTTCGTCGACGCACGAGGTGTTATCCGTGTCGGAGGTCGTCTGACGCGTTCTAATCTAACCAGTGCCGAAAAACAGCCTATTCTGTTGGCTAAGGACTCTCACTTATCAACACTTCTTGCTCGCCATTGGCACCTGGTCACATGTCACTCCGGACCTCGAGTAATTACGTCATTGATCACAAGACAATTTTGGATAATATCGGTGAGGGCGGTGATCCGTCGTGTCATTGGTCAATGTACGATCTGCGTGAGAACTCTCGCCCAAAGTCCCCACCCAATGATGGCAGACTTACCAAGCTCCCGTGTCCAGATGTGTCGTCCATTCACTCGCGTGGGCATTGATTACGCAGGGCCACTGTCCATGCGTGAGTGTCGTTTACGTAAGGCccgacaatataaaatttacgtGGCAGTGTTCGTGTGTATGGCAACTAAAGCCGTTCATCTGGAAGTCGTGTCCGAGCTGTCCACTAATGCGTTCCTGGCAGCTTTCGATCGATTTGCCGCACGTCGGGGCCTCCCTACTGACATATTCTCCGACTGTGGCACGAATTTCGTGGGAGCAGCAAAGTACCTCCGCACCTTGGTTAATGATCCGACTATCCGAACGCATTAA